The Amycolatopsis sp. DG1A-15b genome contains the following window.
AGCAGCAGGATGTTCGCGAAGTTGACGACGTCGGAGCGGGACAGCCGTTCGCCGTCCAGCTCGGCTTCGACCAGCTTCGTCAGCAGGTCTTCCCGCGGTTGCCTGCGCCGCTCGTCGACGTGCACGCCGAGGTAGTCGGCGAGCGCTTTCTGGCCTTCCAGGGACGCCAGGATCGCCGCGTCCTGCTTTTCGTCCTTCTGCACCAGGGAAACCTGGTTGGCGGACTCGAACATCTTGTCCACCCAGCCCTTGAACAGGTGCCGGTCGCCGGCCGGGACGCCCAGCAGCTCGGCGATCACGATCACCGGCAGCGGGTAGGCCAGGTCCTCGACCAGCTCCAGCCGGTCCCCGGCCGGGATCGCGTCGAGCAGCTCGCGGGTGATCGCGGCGATCCTCGGCTCGAGGTCCGCCACCACCTTCGGGGTGAACGCGCGGCTGACGAGCTTGCGCATCTTGTTGTGCAGCGGCGGGTCGAGCTGCAGGATGCTGCCCGTCGAAATGTCGTAGTCGGGGTCCGGCATCATCTCCTTCGGGACCAGCCGTGTGGTGTCGGACGAGAACGTCGCCGGGTCGCGGAGGATCGTTTCGATCTCCGGGTGCCCGTAGACGTTCCACATCCCCAGCTCCGCGGCGAACTCGACGCGCTTCTCCGGTTGCTTGCCCCGCAGCCAGAACTGGGCCTCGTGGAGTCCCCAGGTGTCGGCCATCGTGGTGGTCATTTCCGCCCCTTTCCCCGTGTGGCCCCGGGATCAGCCGGGTGCCTTGGCGGGATCGTGTGCGTAGATCCCGTGCCGATAGCCCGAGATGAGCTCCTCGAGCGCCGAACTCAGTTCCGCCGCCACCGCCGCGACCACGGCCGGATCGGGCTCCCCCGGCGGTTCGAACGCGGTGCGGATCAGGTGGGCGAGCACGTCCGCCTTCTCCTGCAGGGGAATGCCCTCGAACTCGGCCGAAAGCGTGTCGCCCATGTAGAAGCCGAGCGTCGCGGCGTGGAGCGCGTAGTTCAGGTGGGGGACGTCCGCGCGGATCAGCCCGTGCCGGATCATCACCTCCTCGAACCGCACGCCCAGCTCGTCCTGCTGCTTCTTCAGGGCGACGTCGCCGAGCGAGCCGAGGATCTCGGCGTTGCCGCGCAGGATGGCCATCACCAGCGGACGGCGATGGGTGATGAGGAACGACCCCGGGATCATCCGGTGGGGCAGGATCATCGCCGGGTCGGCCTTGATCGCGGTCAGCAGCTCGTCGGTCAGATCGGCCGACTCCCGCATCATCAGCGCCTGGAACACCAGCTCTTTGGTCCGCCAGTGCAGGTACACGGTGCCCTTGCCGATGCCCACCGCGCGCGCGATGTCGTCGATCGCCACCTTGCGGTAGCCCATGCGCAGCAGCAGCTCGCCCGCCGCGTCCAGGATCCGGTCGGCACGCTCGCGGTTGGGATGGCTCATGCGGCTCCACCTGTGGTTTCGTTGAGCATTTGACTGATTGACTGGAATCGCACTTCTAGTCAACCGGTCAACACGACGGTAGCGCCGATCAGGGGACCGGGGCAAGCGGTTCTGTCGGTGCGGTCGGTTAACGTCATCTCTGTGGCACAGGACGAGCTCTTCACCGTGAACACCGACATCGCGCCTCCGCCGGAGCGCACGGAGTCGAACGCGGCCGAACCGCAGGCGGATCCGGCGAGCTCGCCCCTGGCCGTGCGGATGCGGCCGCGCTCGCTCGGCGAGGTCGTCGGCCAGCAGCACCTGCTGCGCGAGGGGGCCCCGCTGCGGCGGCTGGTGGAGGGCGCCGCGCCGGCGTCGGTGCTGCTCTACGGCCCGCCCGGCACGGGCAAGACGACGCTGGCCAACCTGGTTTCGATCGCCACCGGCCGCCGGTTCGTCGCGATGTCCGCGCTTTCGGCCGGCGTCAAGGAAGTCCGCGGCGTGATCGAGGAGGCCCGGCGGCGGCGCCAGTACAACGCCGAGAACACCGTGCTGTTCATCGACGAGGTGCACCGGTTCTCCAAGACCCAGCAGGACGCGCTGCTCGGCGCGGTCGAGGACCGCACGGTGCTGCTGGTCGCGGCGACGACCGAGAACCCGTCCTTCTCGGTCGTGTCCCCGCTGCTGTCGCGGTCGCTGGTGCTGCAGCTGCGCCCGCTGACCGACGCGGACATCACGGAGCTGATCGAGCGCGCGCTCGCCGACGAGCGCGGTCTCGGCGGCGAGCTGACGCTGACCGAGGACGCGCGCGCCCACCTCGTCCGGCTCGCGGGCGGGGACGCCCGCCGGGCGCTCACCGCCCTCGAAGCGGCGGCGGACGCGGCGTCGGCCACCGAGGCCAAGACGATCGACCTGGCCATCGTCGAGTCCACAGTGGACAAGGCGGCGGTGCGCTACGACCGCGACGGCGACCAGCACTACGACGTGATCAGCGCGTTCATCAAGTCGATCCGCGGGTCCGATGTGGACGCCGCGCTGCACTACCTGGCCCGGATGATCGAAGCGGGGGAGGATCCGCGGTTCCTCGCGCGGCGCCTGGTCGTGCACGCCAGCGAGGACATCGGGATGGCCGATCCGACGGCCCTGCAGGCGGCGGTCGCGGCCGCGCACGCGGTCCAGTTCATCGGCATGCCGGAGGGCAGGCTGGCGCTGGCGCAGGCCACCGTGCACCTGGCGACGGCGCCGAAGTCGAACTCGGTGATCAAGGGCATCGACGCCGCGCTGGCGGACGTCCGCGCGGGGCTGGCCGGCACGGTGCCGCCCCACCTGCGCGACGGGCACTACGCGGGGGCGAAGAAGCTGGGCAACGCCCAGGGCTACCGGTACCCGCACAACGTGCCGGAGGGCGTGCTGGCGCAGCAGTACCCGCCGGACGAGCTGGTCGGCCGCGACTACTACGAGCCCACCGAGCGCGGCGCCGAGCGGACGCTCGCCGATCGCGTCCCCAAGCTGCGCCGGACGATCCGCGGCGACCGGTGAGCCGAGCGGAAGGATCGCCGGACCCTGATCACCTTCGCGGGCCGCGGCGGTCAAGATCATCGGGTTTCGTAAGCTGCACGCCTCGAAGGTGACCCGACCCCCCCGGCAGGAGGCGTGCCCGTGCCCGCGACGCTGCAGTGCATCGTCCTGGACTGTCCGGAGCCGCTCGTGCTCGCCCGCTTCTACCAGGCCCTGCTCGGCGGGGAGGTCGATCGCCCCGACCCGCGGTGGCGCGTGGACGAGGACTGGTCGACCCTGCACGTGGACGGCATGGTCCTGGGCTTCCAGCGGGCGCCGGACCACCGGCCGCCGAGCTGGCCCGACCCGTCCTTCCCGCAGCAGTTCCACCTCGACTTCGAGGTCGACGACTTCCGCGAGTCGCACCACGTGGTCCTCGCCAACGGCGGCCGGCTGCTCGACCCCGACCTCGGCGGCCGGGGCTGGCGCGTCTACGCCGATCCGGCGGGCCACCCGTTCTGCCTCCTGGGTGACTACTGAGCGCGCGGGCGCGTCCCGGCTTCGGCACGATGGCGGTATGACTGTCGCGTTTCTCGGAACCGGGATCATGGGCGCCCCGATGGCGGCCAACATCGCCAAGGCGGGCCTCGAGGTCCGGGTCTGGAACCGGACCCGGGAAAAGGCCGAGCCGCTCTCCGACCTCGCCACGGTCGCCGATTCGGCGGCGTCGGCGGCCGAAGGCGCGGACACCCTGGTGACGATGCTCGCCGACGGCCCTGCCGTCGCTGAGGCGTTCGAAGCCGCTTCGCCTGCTTCGGGAACGTTGTGGCTGCAGATGAGCACGGTCGGCCTCGACTGGACCGACCGGCTCGCCGAGCTGGCGGAGAAGGCGGGCGTGGTGTTCGTGGACGCGCCGGTGCTCGGCACCCGGCAGCCCGCGGAGCAGGCGCAGCTGCAGGTGCTGGCGTCCGGGCCGGAGGAGGCCCGGCCCAAGGCCACCCCGGTGTTCGACGCGGTCGCCGTGAAGACGCAGTGGCTCGGGCCGGCGGGCCGGGGAAGCCGCCTGAAGCTGGTGCTGAACGCCTGGGTGCTGGCGCTGACCAACGCGACGGCCGAAAGCCTCGGCCTCGCCCGCGCGCTGGACCTGGACCCGGCCCTGTTCCTGGAGACGATCAAGGGCGGCGGCCTCGACGTCGGCTACGCGCACGTGAAGGGCGGCGCGATGCTCTCGGGCGAGTACCCGCCGTCCTTCCCCGCGGGCCTGGCGGCGAAGGACGCCCGCCTGGTGGTGGAGGCGGCGGCCGAAGCCGTCGACGTGGCGGGCGCGAAGGCGGTGCTGGCCCACCTGGAGGCGGCGGTGGAAGCCGGCCACGGCGACGAGGACATGGCGGCGCTGTACCGCGCGGTGGTGAAGGAGCGTTAGAGGAGCGTCGCGAGCCGGTCCACGCCCAGGGCGCTGGTCAGGAGGCGTTCCTTCGCGTTGCCCAGCAGCTTCCGCGTCCACGGCGTGAAGCCGCCGTCCCCCACTTCGGCGAGCTCGCCACCGAAGGAGGCGTACACCTTGAAGCAGAGGCCCTCGTAGTACCCGCGGCCGCCTTCGCGGTCCGGGAACGGGTGGACCGGCACGTCCGGCACCGTGTCGAGCAGGCCCTCGAACCGGGGGTCGAGCACGGTCACGCCCAGCTCGACCGCGGACGCGCCCAGTGCCCGGCAGGCCGCGGCCAGCAGCCGGGCGTGCTCGGCCAGGTGCTGTCGCTCGAAGGCCAGGTCGCCGGCGTCCCGGCCGGCCGTCACCGCGCCGAACAGCGAGAAGTGCGCGAACAGCCCCGCCGGGACCTGCTGGGCCCGCACCACGCGCTGCACCGCGGCCAGCCGGACGACGTCCTCCGCCGAGCGCCGGACCGCCGCCTCCAGGGCCAGGCCGGTGGTGGGGTCGGCGGCGACCTCGGTGCCGCGGCCGGTCGGCACCACCCGGTGCTGGGCCACCCCGGCCACCGCCGAATGGGTGCCGAGCGGGACGAGCGGTGACAGGGTCACCAGGTCGAAGCCCGTGGCCGCGCCGAGCGCGGCGTCTTCGACCCGGCGCAGCAGAGCGAACGGCAGCGGGCTCGGCGCCGCGAACCGGTCTTCGCGGTGGCGGCGCAGCACGTCGGGCCCGGCCAGCCGGGCCGCCCGCCGGCGCGCGATCTCCAGCTGCACCGTGGTCAGGTCGGCGCCGGACAGCCCGGCCAGCACGTCGGCCGCGGTCCCGCCCGGCCCGGCGAGGACCCTCCGGCCGGGTCCGCTGTCGTGTTCCATCGCCCAGGTGTACCGCGCGGCCCCGGCCCCGGGCGACGCGTTTTCCTGGCCCGGCGGGGTGACACGGTCGGGAACCCGGCCAGGCGGTAACCTCACCAGCACCCAAAGACCCGTGAAATCGAAAACGCAGTCCCGTGAACCGAGGAGGGCCCGTGTCGGCAGGGCAGATCGCCGCGTTGATCGCCGCAGGAGCATTCGTGGTGCTGGTCGTCCTGCTGGCGATCCCGCTGATCAAGCTCGGCAAGACGCTGGACGCGGCCACCGAGGCGATCGAGCGCACCAACAGCAACACCGACCCGCTGCTGATCGGCGCGAACCAGACGATCACGCACGTCAACGCCCAGCTGGAGCGGGTCGACGGCATCACGTCGAACGCGCAGGCCGTGACCGGGAACGTCTCCGCGCTGGCGTCGGTGTTCACCGCGACCCTGGGCGGCCCGCTGGTCAAGACCGCGGCGCTGTCCTACGGGCTCAGCAAGGCGATCAAGGCGCGCAAGAAGAAGAGCGCGCTGAAGGCCGCGAAGAAGGCCGCGAAGTGAAGCGGCTGTTCTGGCTCGGCGTCGGCGTGGTCACCGGCGTCGTGCTGTCCCGCAAGGCCGCCGAAACCGCTCGTCAGGCCACCCCGGCCGGGTTAGCATCGAACCTGGGGGACGCCGTGCGCGAGCTGGCGGGCGCCGTGGGTTCGTTCGGCGCCGAGGTGCGCGCGGGCATGAACGAGCGGGAACAGGAGCTGCACGACATGGTCGAGGAGCGGACGGGCGTCACCGCGCCCCGCGCCGAAGGACGGCACGCCGCTGCCGCCCGGCGCCCGGTCCGGCGAGCTCGCCGGGCGGAGGGCTGATCCGGGCCTGCCCGGAACCCTTCCGCCGTCGCCGCCCGACCCCGTTCGTCGCCACCAGCACAAGGACTGACCCGTGGACACACACGAAATCACCGACCGCTTCCTGCGCCATTTCGAGGGCAGGGGCCACACGCGCGTGCCCAGCGCGCCGCTGATCCTCGACGACCCGAACCTGCTGTTCGTCAACGCCGGCATGGTGCAGTTCAAGCCGTACTTCCTCGGTGAGGCGCCGCCGCCGTACCCGCGCGCGACCTCCGTGCAGAAGTGCGTGCGCACGCCGGACATCGACGAGGTCGGCAAGACCACCCGGCACAACACGTTCTTCCAGATGGCCGGCAACTTTTCGTTCGGCGACTACTTCAAGGAAGGCGCCATCGAGGCCGCCTGGGAGCTGATCACCAAGCCCCAGGCCGACGGCGGCTTCGGCCTCGACCCGGACCGCATCTGGGCGACGGTCTACAACGACGACTCCGAAGCGGCCGGGCTGTGGCGCAAGCTCACCGGCCTGCCCGGCGAGCGCATCCAGGCCCGCGACGGCAAGGACAACTACTGGGACATGGGCGTGCCCGGTCCCGGCGGCCCGTGCTCGGAGATCTACTACGACCGCGGCCCGGCGTACGGCCGCGAGGGCGGCCCGGTCGCCGACGAGGACCGCTACATCGAGATCTGGAACCTCGTCTTCATGCAGGACGTCCGCGGCGACCTGAGCCCCAAGCTCGGGCACAAGCCGATCGGGGAACTGCCGAAGAAGAACATCGACACCGGCATGGGCGTCGAGCGCGTCGCGACGATCCTGCAGGGCGTCGAGAACGTCTACGAGACCGACCTCGTGCGCCCGGTCATCGGCCGCGCGGAGGAGTTCTCGGGCCGCCGCTACGGCGCGAACCACGCCGACGACGTCCGCTTCCGCGTCATCGCCGACCACGCCCGCACCGGCGTCATGCTGATCGGCGACGGCGTCACCCCGGGCAACGACGGCCGCGGCTACGTGCTGCGCCGCCTGCTGCGCCGGATCATCCGCTCCACGCGGCTGCTGGGCGTGCAGGACCCGGTGCTGCAGGAGTTCGCGAAGGTCGTCCGCGACACGATGGGCCCGACCTACCCCGAGCTCGTCACCGGCTTCGACCGGATCAACGAGGTCGTCCGGATCGAGGAGGAGGCGTTCCTCTCGACCCTGACGAGCGGTTCGCGCATCTTCGACATGGCGGCGGAGGAGACCAAGCGCGGCGGCGGCGACGTGCTGGCCGGCGACAAGGCGTTCCAGCTGCACGACACCTACGGCTTCCCGATCGACCTGACCCTCGAGATGGCGGCCGAGCAGGGCCTGACCGTCGACGAGGACGGCTTCCGCACGCTCATGAACGAGCAGCGGACCCGCGCGAAGGCGGACGCGGCGTCGCGCAAGACCGGCCACGGCGACCTTTCGGAGTACCGGAAGGTCCTGGAGCAGCACGGCGAGACCGAGTTCCTCGGCTACACCGACCTGCAGGCCGAGGCCAAGGTCGTCGCGCTGCTCGAAGACGGGCAGCCGGTCCGCAGCGTCTCCGCGGGCAAGAAGGCGGAGCTGGTCCTCGACCGCACGCCGTTCTACGCCGAGAGCGGTGGCCAGGTCGCCGACACCGGCGTGCTGCTCGGCGACGGCGTCGAGCTGAAGGTCCTGGACGTCCAGAAGATCGTGCCGGGCCTGTTCGTGCACCGCGTCGAGGTCGTCGACGGCGAGATCGGCCTGGACTCCAAGGTCACCGGCTCGGTCGACGGCCACCGACGGCTGTCCATCGAGCGCTCGCACTCCGCGACGCACCTGGTGCACGCGGCCGTCCGCGGCGCGTACGGCAAGCGCGCGGCGCAGGCGGGTTCGCTGAACTCGCCGGGCCGCATGCGGTTCGACTTCACCACGCCGGGCTCGGTGTCGGCGGACGTGCTGACCGAGGTCGAGCAGGAGGTCAACGACTACCTGCAGACCAACGTCGAGGTGCAGAGCTTCACCACGACCAAGGACAAGGCGCTCGAACTGGGCGCGGTCGCGCTGTTCGGCGAGAAGTACGGCAACGACGTCCGCGTGGTCGACATGGGCGACTACTCCCGCGAGCTCTGCGGTGGCACCCACGTCGACCGGATCGGCCAGCTCGGCCTGGTCAAGCTCGTCTCCGACGCCTCCATCGGCTCGGGCGTGCACCGCGTCGAGGCGCTCGTCGGCACCGACGCGCTCAAGTACGTCCGCAAGGAGCAGCTGCTGGTCTCGCAGCTGGCGAACACCTTCAAGGTGCCGTCGGACCAGCTGCCCGGCCGCATCGACGACGTCCTGACCCGGCTGAAGAACGCCGAGAAGGAGATCGCCCAGCTGAAGACCCAGCAGGTGCTGGGCTCGGCCGGCTCGCTGGTCGACAAGGCGCAGGAGATCAACGGCGTCACGGTCGTCGCCGAGGTCGTCCCGGACGTCGACGGCAACGGCCTGCGCGCGCTCGCCTCCGACATCCGCGGCCGGCTCGGCGCGCGGCCCGGCGTGGTGGCGCTGTTCTCCCCGGCCGGCGAGAAGCTGAGCTTCGTCGTCGCGACGACGAAGGCGGCGCAGGACAAGGGCATCGCGGCGGGCAAGCTCGTGCCGTCGTTCGCCGAGAAGATCGGCGGGCGCGGCGGCGGGAAGCCCGACATGGCCCAGGGCGGCGGCACCAACCCGGCCGGTGCGGCCGAGGCGGTCACCGCCCTCCGTTCGGCGATCGCCGGCATTGGTTAACCGCGGAAACCGCGGCCCGGACCGGCCAGGAGAAGCCGATCCGGGGCGCGGCCGCCGGCTCGGCGTGGATGTCGGATCCGTCCGGGTCGGGGTGGCGCTGAGCGATCCGGCCCCCGTGCTGGCGTCGCCATTGGTTACCCTCTCCCGCGATGCGACCGACGACAGTGATCTGGACCAGCTGGCCGCCCTCGTCACCGAGCACGAGGTGGTCGAGGTGATCGTGGGCCTGCCGCGAACGCTCGCCAACCGGCAGGGTCCGGCGGCCGAGCTGGCCATCGCGTATTCTGAACGCCTGGCCGGGCGGATAGCGCCCGTGCCGGTCCGGCTGGGTGACGAGCGGCTGACCACGGTCACCGCATCCCGCATCCTCTCCCAGCGCGGGGTCAAAGGCCGCAAACAGCGTGCGGTGGTCGACCAGGCCGCCGCCGTCGAGATCCTGCAGGCCTGGATCGACGCCGTCGCTGCGCACCGCGCCCGGGAGGGAGACCGATGAACGAGCAGCCACCTGAGCCCCCACGCGGGCGCCGGCGCCTGCGCGAGCCGGAAGCGGCCACCCCGCCGCCGTCCCGGCCCGCGCCGCGCCGCGCCGACCCGCGGGCCGCGGAAGCGCGCCGCACGCCGAGCGGGCAGCACGAGCTGCCGCCCCGCCGCGGGCAGGCACCCAGCGGCGAATACGACCTGCCCCAGCCTTCGCGCCGGACCCGGCGGGAAGAGCCGCCGGGCTACGACCCGCGCCGCGGCGCGCCGCAGCCCGGCCGTCGCCGACTCGAGCCGCCGGCCACGCTGACCCCGGCCGACGCCGAACTCGACCCCCAGGAGCGGCGGGCCGCCCCGGCCCGCGCCGCCCACGCCCGGCACGGCCTCGACGAGGGCTCCGAGATCGAGCAGCCCGCTCCGCGCCGGCGTCGTGGGGCTCCCGAGCCCGATGAGGGCCCGGAGATAGAGCAGCCCGCTCCGCGCCGGCGTCGTGGGGCTCCCAAGCCCGATGAGGGCTCCGAGATCGAGCAGCCCGCCCCGCGTCGGCGTCGCGCGGGTCCCGAGCCCGACGAGGCCGAGGACGGGCCGCCCCGGCGTCGCGCCGTGCCCCAGCGGATCGAGCCGGCGCCCGCACGGCGGCGGCGCGCCGATCCCGACGCGGCCGAGCCCCCGCCGGGCCGGCGTGGCCCGGCACCCGAGCCGGCGGAGGCCGCCGGTCCGCCGGTCCGCCGCCGGGCCACTCCCGACGCGGCCGAGGCCGTCGATCCGCGGCGGCGCCGCGCGGCGCTCGATCCCGATGCCGACCCGCGTCGCGAACCGCCCGTGCGACGGGCCGTCCAGCCGGGTGACCGCTCCGCAGGCGTGCCCGAGCCCGGCGCCGAGCCGCGCCGCCGCCCGCCGGCGCCGCCGGCCCGCGAAGAGCCGGTGACCGACGTCCTGCCCGCGCTGGCCCCGCTGCCCCCGGCCGAACCGCCGAGGACGCCACCGGAGGAGCCCGGCCTCCTCGCCGAGGACGACGAGTACGCGGACTACGACGAGTACGACGACTACGACGAGTCGGAGTACGACGAGGAGTACGACGACTACGACGAAGAGCCGCGAAAGCCGCGGAAGAAGGGCAAGCGCGCCCTCGGCTGGGTCGCCGCGATCGCGGTGATCGCCCTGCTCGCCGGCGGCGCCTGGTACGGCTTCAACAGGTTCTTCGGCTACGACGACTTCGACGGTGCCGGCACCGACGATGTGGTGTTCCAGGTCGACGACGGCGACACGACGTCGGCGATCGGCGCGAAGCTCACCACCGCGGGCGTTGTCGCCAGCACCAAGGCCTTCGTCAAGGCGGGCGAGGGCAACCCGAAGCTCGCCCGGGTCCAGCACGGCTTCTACGTGATGAAGTCGCACATGTCCGGGGCCAGCGCGGTCGACCGGATCACCGACGCGGCCGCCCGCGTCGGCCAGCTGGAGATCCGGCCGTACACGCAGTTCGACGACATCACCCAGCCCGATGGCAAGGTCACACCCGGCGTGTACAGCCTGATGGCGAAGGCGTCGTGCGCCCAGCTCAACGGCAAGAGCACCTGCGTCTCGGCGGACGACCTGCGCAAGGCCGTCGACGCGGCGGACCTGAAGCAGCTCGGCGTGCCGGACTGGGCGATCGAGCCCGCGAACAAGGCCGACCGCAAGGACCGCAGGCTGGAGGGCCTGATCGCGCCGGGGCTCTACGACGTCAAGCCCGGATCGACCGCGCAGGAGATGCTCGGGCAGCTGGTGCACACCTCGGCCGAGGCGATCCAGAACGCCGGGCTCAGCCCGCAGGCGACCGGCCCCGGGATGACGCCGTACCAGACGCTGATCATCGCCTCGATCATCGAACGCGAGGCGGTGAAGGCCGACTTCGGCAAGCTCTCGCGGACCATCTACAACCGGCTGAAGATCAACATGCGGCTGCAGATGGACTCCACGGTCAACTACGTGCTGGACCGGCCGACGCTGCTGACGGACGAAGCCGACCGGGCGAAATCCGGCGCCTACAACACCTACCGGAACACCGGGCTGCCGCCGACGCCCATCGCGGTGCCGAGTTCGGACGCGATCAAGGCCGCGGTGAAGCCGCCGGACGGCGAATGGCTGTTCTTCGTCAAGTGCGAGAAGAACGGCTTGTCCTGCTTCGCCGTCAGCAACGACGAGCACAACCGCAACCGGGACCTGGCCAAGGCCCGCGGTGTCATCTGAGGTCCGGAAGGCCGCGGTGCTGGGCAAGCCGGTGGCGCACTCGCTGTCCCCGGTGCTGCACGGCGCCGCGTTCGCCGCGCTCGGCCTGACCGGCTGGACCTACGAGCGGATCGAGACGAGCGCCGAGGAACTCCCGGGCCTGGTCGAACGCCTCGGCCCGGAGTGGACCGGGTTTTCGGTCACCATGCCGGGCAAGCGCGCGGCCCTGGACCACGCGGACGAGGTGACGCCGCGTGCGGCCGCCGTCGGCGCGGCCAACACGCTGGTCCGCACCGCGCGGGGCTGGCTCGCCGACTGCACCGACGTCGAAGGTGTCACCGGCGCGCTGCGCGCCGCGGGCGGCTACGAGCCGGCCCCCGCGGACACCGCGGTCGTGCTCGGCGCGGGCGGAACGGCGGCGGCGGCGGTCGTCGGGCTCGCCGCCCTCGGGGTCCGGCAGGTGCGGCTGGTCGTGCGCGAACCCGCCCGGGCCGGCGAAACGCTCGATGCGGCGAAGCGGGCCGCGCTCGACGTCGACGTCCTGCGCTGGGCCGAGACGGACTTCGCGGCCTTGGGGTCCGCCGCGGTGCTGGTGAACACGGTCCCGCCGGACGCGGTCGCCGCGCACGTCGCCGACCTCGCCGCGGTCAAGCACGTCCTCGACGTCATCTACCACCCGTGGCCGACACCGCTCGCCGAAGCGGTCGCGGCGCGCGGGGGCCGGCTGGCGACGGGGCTGGACATGCTGCTGCACCAGGCATTCGGCCAGGCCGAGCACTTCACCGGCCGTCCGGCCCCGCGGGCGGCGATGCGGGACGCGCTGCGCGCGGCGACGGGCAACCTGTTGCCGCTGCCGATCGAATAAACCGCTTGCGCGCGTTGATAATCTGGTCGACTGCCTTGCTGAAGGGGGTCTATCGGAATGGCCGGTCAAGAAGCGCTGAGCGACGAAGAGGTCCGGAAGGCGTGGGTCGGCGAACCGCCGAAGCTCAACTCGACCGTCACGCTCGCCGACTACGACCCGGAGTGGCCGCGGCTCTTCGAGCGCGAAGCCGAGCGGATCCGGGGCGCGCTGGGGGAGCGGGTGCTCGTGCTCGAGCACGTCGGCTCGACGTCGGTGCCGGGGCTGTGCGCCAAGCCGATCGTCGACATCCTCCTGGAGGTGCCGGACTCCGCCGACGAGGACACCTACGTCCCGGCGCTGGAGGCGGCCGGCTACCGGCTCGTCATCCGCGAACCGGACTGGGAGGAGCACCGCTGCTTCAAGGGCCCGGACACGAACGTCAACCTGTACGTCTACTCGCCGGGCAACGGCCAGACGCCGCGCTACCGCCTCTTCCGCGACCGCCTGCGCTCGCACCCGGAGGAGCTTGAGCTGTACGCGGCGAAGAAGCGTGAACTCGCCGCACGGGAGTGGAAGTACATCCAGCACTACGCCGACGCCAAGACGGAAGTGGTCGAGGAGATCCTCGCCCGCGCGCGGGCCGAGCAGTACGACGGCCACAGCGAGGCCTACGCCGAGCACGCGGAGAAGTCCGTCACCAACGCCTTCTACGACCGGCCGGCGATCCTCGACCTGGCCGGGGACGTCGACGGGCTGAGCGTGCTCGACGCCGGCTGCGCGGCCGGGCACCTGAGCGCGCTCCTGGCCGGCCGGGGTGCCGACGTCCTCGGCGTCGACTCGAGCGCGGGCATGATCGCCGTCGCGCGCCGCAAGTTCGGCGACGTCGCCCGGTTCGAGGTCGCGGACATCGCCCGGCCGCTCGCCGTGCCGGATGCCTCGATCGACGTCGTCACCGCGTCGCTCGTGCTGCACTACCTGGCGGACTGGGGCCCGGCGCTGGCGGAGTTCCGCCGGATCCTCAAACCCGGTGGGGCGCTGGTGTTCTCGGTGCACCACCCGGGCGAGGACTGGCGGTGGTTCGGCAAGGAGAACTACTTCGAGCTCGAGCTGCTGGAGGACGAGTTCCCGCCCGGCCACCACGTGCGCTTCCACCGGCGGCCGCTGAGCTGGACGTTCCAGGCGGTCCGTGACGCGGGCTTCGCGGTGGACCGCCTGGTGGAGCCGATGCCGCTCCCCGAGGCCGAAGCCGCCGATCCGAAGTGGACGGCGAACCTGCGGACCAAGCCGCGGTTCCTGTACTTCCGGGCGGTCAGTCCCGCTTGGCGAGGTCCTGGATGAGGTCGACGATCTCCCGGCTGACGGGCCGGAACACC
Protein-coding sequences here:
- a CDS encoding cytochrome P450, with the protein product MTTTMADTWGLHEAQFWLRGKQPEKRVEFAAELGMWNVYGHPEIETILRDPATFSSDTTRLVPKEMMPDPDYDISTGSILQLDPPLHNKMRKLVSRAFTPKVVADLEPRIAAITRELLDAIPAGDRLELVEDLAYPLPVIVIAELLGVPAGDRHLFKGWVDKMFESANQVSLVQKDEKQDAAILASLEGQKALADYLGVHVDERRRQPREDLLTKLVEAELDGERLSRSDVVNFANILLLAGHITTTMLLGNAVLCLDTHREWDERVRADRSLLPPMIEESLRYLTPFAAVARVTMREVEVGGVTVPADQMLLCWVAAANRDERVFRNPDTFDPLRAENPHLAFGRGIHFCIGAPLARLEGRVALDILLDRYPTLRTIPGEPPKFQVNPNMTGVRELPLTTK
- a CDS encoding TetR/AcrR family transcriptional regulator, whose amino-acid sequence is MSHPNRERADRILDAAGELLLRMGYRKVAIDDIARAVGIGKGTVYLHWRTKELVFQALMMRESADLTDELLTAIKADPAMILPHRMIPGSFLITHRRPLVMAILRGNAEILGSLGDVALKKQQDELGVRFEEVMIRHGLIRADVPHLNYALHAATLGFYMGDTLSAEFEGIPLQEKADVLAHLIRTAFEPPGEPDPAVVAAVAAELSSALEELISGYRHGIYAHDPAKAPG
- a CDS encoding replication-associated recombination protein A; its protein translation is MAQDELFTVNTDIAPPPERTESNAAEPQADPASSPLAVRMRPRSLGEVVGQQHLLREGAPLRRLVEGAAPASVLLYGPPGTGKTTLANLVSIATGRRFVAMSALSAGVKEVRGVIEEARRRRQYNAENTVLFIDEVHRFSKTQQDALLGAVEDRTVLLVAATTENPSFSVVSPLLSRSLVLQLRPLTDADITELIERALADERGLGGELTLTEDARAHLVRLAGGDARRALTALEAAADAASATEAKTIDLAIVESTVDKAAVRYDRDGDQHYDVISAFIKSIRGSDVDAALHYLARMIEAGEDPRFLARRLVVHASEDIGMADPTALQAAVAAAHAVQFIGMPEGRLALAQATVHLATAPKSNSVIKGIDAALADVRAGLAGTVPPHLRDGHYAGAKKLGNAQGYRYPHNVPEGVLAQQYPPDELVGRDYYEPTERGAERTLADRVPKLRRTIRGDR
- a CDS encoding VOC family protein, encoding MPATLQCIVLDCPEPLVLARFYQALLGGEVDRPDPRWRVDEDWSTLHVDGMVLGFQRAPDHRPPSWPDPSFPQQFHLDFEVDDFRESHHVVLANGGRLLDPDLGGRGWRVYADPAGHPFCLLGDY
- a CDS encoding NAD(P)-dependent oxidoreductase — encoded protein: MTVAFLGTGIMGAPMAANIAKAGLEVRVWNRTREKAEPLSDLATVADSAASAAEGADTLVTMLADGPAVAEAFEAASPASGTLWLQMSTVGLDWTDRLAELAEKAGVVFVDAPVLGTRQPAEQAQLQVLASGPEEARPKATPVFDAVAVKTQWLGPAGRGSRLKLVLNAWVLALTNATAESLGLARALDLDPALFLETIKGGGLDVGYAHVKGGAMLSGEYPPSFPAGLAAKDARLVVEAAAEAVDVAGAKAVLAHLEAAVEAGHGDEDMAALYRAVVKER
- a CDS encoding DUF948 domain-containing protein: MSAGQIAALIAAGAFVVLVVLLAIPLIKLGKTLDAATEAIERTNSNTDPLLIGANQTITHVNAQLERVDGITSNAQAVTGNVSALASVFTATLGGPLVKTAALSYGLSKAIKARKKKSALKAAKKAAK